Proteins encoded within one genomic window of Ideonella dechloratans:
- the scpA gene encoding methylmalonyl-CoA mutase: MSNPNEFKSANLEQWAQAAAKSAGGDLAKLNWRTPEGIEVKPLYTADDIASLPYANTLPGFEPFIRGPQATMYAVRPWTIRQYAGFSTAEESNAFYRKALAAGGQGVSVAFDLATHRGYDSDHPRVTGDVGKAGVAIDSVEDMKILFDGIPLDKISVSMTMNGAVLPVLAGYVVAAEEQGVPQDKLSGTIQNDILKEFMVRNTYIYPPEPSMKIIGDIIEYTSQNMPKFNSISISGYHMQEAGANQALELAFTLADGKEYVKTAIAKGLDVDDFAGRLSFFWAVGMNFYLEIAKMRAARLLWCRIMKGFNAKNPKSLMLRTHSQTSGWSLTEQDPYNNVVRTTIEAMAAVFGGTQSLHTNSLDEAIALPTEFSARIARNTQLIIQEETHITNVVDPWAGSYMMETLTQQMADKAWAIIEEVEAMGGMTKAVDSGWAKLKIEASAAEKQARIDSGKDVIVGVNKYKLAKEDPVEILEVDNVKVRESQIARLKQIKATRDNAKVQSALDALTACAQSGQGNLLDLSIQAIRLRATVGEVSDALEKVFGRHRADIQKVTGVYAAAYDSAEGWEKLKGEIDAFAEETGRRPRVMIAKLGQDGHDRGAKVVATAFADLGFDVDMGPLFQTPEECARQAIENDVHAVGISTLAAGHKTLVPAIIAELKKQGADDIIVFVGGVIPAQDYDYLYESGVKGIYGPGTPIPVSAKDVLEQIRSAQKA, encoded by the coding sequence ATCTGGCCAAGCTCAACTGGCGCACGCCCGAGGGCATCGAGGTCAAGCCGCTTTACACCGCGGACGACATCGCCAGCCTGCCTTACGCCAACACGCTGCCGGGCTTCGAACCCTTCATCCGAGGCCCGCAGGCCACCATGTACGCGGTGCGGCCCTGGACCATCCGCCAGTACGCCGGTTTCTCCACCGCCGAGGAGTCCAACGCCTTCTACCGCAAGGCCCTGGCGGCTGGTGGCCAGGGCGTGTCGGTGGCCTTCGACCTGGCCACCCACCGCGGCTACGACAGCGACCATCCGCGCGTGACCGGCGATGTCGGCAAGGCCGGCGTGGCGATCGACTCGGTCGAGGACATGAAGATCCTGTTCGACGGCATTCCGCTGGACAAGATCTCGGTGTCGATGACCATGAACGGCGCCGTGCTGCCGGTGCTGGCCGGCTACGTGGTCGCCGCCGAAGAGCAGGGCGTGCCGCAGGACAAGCTGTCCGGGACCATCCAGAACGACATCCTCAAGGAGTTCATGGTCCGCAACACCTACATCTACCCGCCGGAGCCGTCGATGAAGATCATCGGCGACATCATCGAGTACACGAGTCAGAACATGCCCAAGTTCAACTCGATCTCGATCTCGGGCTACCACATGCAGGAAGCGGGTGCCAACCAGGCACTGGAGCTGGCCTTCACGCTGGCCGACGGCAAGGAGTACGTGAAGACCGCCATCGCCAAGGGCCTGGACGTGGACGACTTCGCGGGCCGGCTGTCCTTCTTCTGGGCGGTTGGGATGAACTTCTATCTCGAGATCGCCAAGATGCGCGCGGCCCGCCTGCTGTGGTGCCGCATCATGAAGGGCTTCAACGCGAAGAACCCCAAGAGCCTGATGCTGCGCACGCACAGCCAGACCTCGGGCTGGTCGCTGACCGAGCAGGACCCCTACAACAACGTGGTCCGCACCACCATCGAGGCCATGGCCGCGGTGTTCGGCGGCACCCAGAGCCTGCACACCAACTCGCTGGACGAGGCCATCGCGCTGCCCACCGAGTTCTCGGCCCGCATCGCCCGCAACACCCAGCTCATCATCCAGGAAGAGACCCACATCACCAACGTGGTGGACCCCTGGGCCGGTTCCTACATGATGGAGACGCTGACCCAGCAGATGGCCGACAAGGCCTGGGCCATCATCGAGGAGGTCGAGGCCATGGGCGGCATGACCAAGGCCGTGGACAGCGGCTGGGCCAAGCTGAAGATCGAGGCCAGCGCGGCCGAGAAGCAGGCCCGCATCGACTCGGGCAAGGACGTCATCGTCGGCGTCAACAAGTACAAGCTGGCCAAGGAGGATCCGGTCGAGATCCTCGAGGTGGACAACGTCAAGGTGCGCGAGTCCCAGATCGCCCGCTTGAAGCAGATCAAGGCCACCCGCGACAATGCCAAGGTCCAATCGGCCCTGGACGCGCTGACCGCCTGCGCCCAAAGCGGGCAGGGCAACCTGCTCGACCTGTCGATCCAGGCCATCCGCCTGCGCGCCACCGTGGGTGAGGTCAGCGATGCGCTGGAAAAGGTGTTTGGCCGCCACCGTGCGGACATCCAGAAGGTGACCGGTGTGTACGCAGCTGCCTATGACTCGGCCGAAGGCTGGGAAAAGCTCAAGGGCGAGATCGATGCCTTCGCCGAGGAGACCGGTCGTCGTCCGCGCGTGATGATCGCCAAGCTGGGCCAGGACGGTCATGACCGCGGTGCCAAGGTGGTGGCCACGGCCTTCGCCGACCTGGGCTTCGACGTGGACATGGGCCCGCTGTTCCAGACCCCCGAGGAATGCGCCCGCCAGGCCATCGAGAACGACGTCCACGCAGTGGGCATTTCCACGCTGGCCGCCGGTCACAAGACCTTGGTGCCGGCCATCATCGCCGAGCTGAAGAAGCAGGGGGCCGACGACATCATCGTCTTCGTCGGTGGTGTGATCCCCGCGCAGGACTACGATTACCTTTATGAATCCGGCGTCAAGGGCATCTACGGTCCCGGCACGCCCATCCCGGTCAGCGCCAAGGACGTGCTGGAGCAGATCCGCAGCGCCCAGAAGGCCTGA
- a CDS encoding GNAT family N-acetyltransferase translates to MPIQSPSPGLSLKPASDDDFEALLLLRLAAMRESLEQVGRFDPQRARERLSRGFQPKFTRNILLDGELVGFVVVVPLEDSGEWLLDHLYIHPNAQKLGIGSWVMGQVLQEADRHGKAVRVTALRLSDANRFYQRHGFQLQAEGEWDLYYLRPAASAGQTDPR, encoded by the coding sequence ATGCCCATACAGTCGCCATCGCCCGGACTCTCCCTCAAGCCCGCCAGTGACGACGACTTCGAAGCCCTGCTGCTGCTGCGGCTGGCCGCCATGCGCGAGAGCCTGGAACAGGTGGGGCGCTTCGACCCCCAGCGCGCGCGAGAGCGCCTGTCGCGCGGCTTCCAGCCCAAGTTCACCCGCAACATCCTGCTCGATGGCGAACTGGTGGGCTTTGTCGTCGTGGTGCCGCTGGAAGACAGCGGCGAGTGGCTGCTTGACCACCTCTACATCCATCCCAATGCGCAGAAGCTGGGCATCGGCTCCTGGGTGATGGGTCAGGTGTTGCAGGAAGCCGACCGCCACGGCAAAGCCGTGCGCGTCACCGCCCTGCGCCTGAGTGATGCCAACCGCTTCTATCAGCGGCATGGCTTCCAACTGCAGGCCGAGGGCGAGTGGGACCTGTATTACCTGCGGCCCGCTGCTTCGGCCGGCCAGACCGACCCCCGCTGA
- the meaB gene encoding methylmalonyl Co-A mutase-associated GTPase MeaB, producing the protein MTSPSNDGTLEAGEQRLCEQVLGRDPVLRRRAIAKTITLLESTRPDHRLRADALLNALLPHGGQSFRLGISGVPGVGKSTFIEALGLHLIAQGHRVAVLAVDPSSSVSGGSILGDKTRMEQLSIQEAAYIRPSPSGGTLGGVAERTREAMIVCEAAGYDVVIVETVGVGQSETAVHGMTDMFCLLQLPNAGDDLQAIKKGVMELADLVVINKADIDVNAATRARAQITSALRLFGQHGNPEHAHHLEDLWHPEVLQLSALKNTGVSEFWQTVSRYRELQQRSGRLAARRHAQDEAWMWERIDAGLKALFRSHAQVREALAPLTTEVRAGRVAASVAARRLLDLFH; encoded by the coding sequence ATGACGAGTCCTTCCAACGACGGCACCCTGGAGGCCGGCGAGCAGCGACTGTGCGAGCAGGTGCTGGGGCGCGACCCGGTGCTGCGCCGTCGCGCCATCGCCAAGACCATCACGCTGCTCGAATCGACCCGCCCGGACCACCGGCTGCGCGCCGATGCCCTGCTCAATGCGCTGCTGCCGCATGGGGGCCAGTCGTTCCGGTTGGGCATCTCCGGCGTGCCCGGCGTGGGCAAGAGCACCTTCATCGAGGCTCTGGGCCTGCACCTGATCGCGCAGGGCCACCGGGTGGCCGTGCTGGCGGTGGACCCTTCCTCCAGCGTGTCGGGCGGCTCCATCCTGGGCGACAAGACGCGGATGGAGCAACTCTCCATCCAGGAAGCTGCCTACATCCGCCCCAGCCCCTCGGGCGGCACCTTGGGCGGCGTGGCCGAGCGCACCCGCGAGGCGATGATCGTCTGCGAGGCGGCCGGCTACGACGTGGTGATCGTCGAGACCGTGGGCGTGGGCCAGAGCGAGACGGCCGTGCACGGCATGACCGACATGTTCTGCCTGCTGCAGCTGCCCAACGCCGGCGACGACCTGCAGGCCATCAAGAAGGGCGTGATGGAGCTGGCCGACCTGGTGGTCATCAACAAGGCCGACATCGACGTCAACGCGGCCACCCGGGCCCGCGCCCAGATCACCAGCGCCCTGCGGCTCTTCGGCCAGCATGGCAACCCCGAGCATGCCCACCACCTGGAAGACCTCTGGCACCCCGAGGTGCTGCAGCTCAGCGCCCTCAAGAACACCGGCGTGTCCGAGTTCTGGCAGACCGTGAGCCGCTACCGCGAGCTGCAGCAGCGCAGCGGCCGGCTGGCCGCGCGCCGCCATGCCCAGGACGAAGCCTGGATGTGGGAGCGCATCGACGCCGGGCTCAAGGCCCTGTTCCGGTCCCATGCCCAGGTCCGCGAGGCCCTGGCACCCCTGACCACCGAGGTCCGGGCTGGGCGTGTCGCGGCCTCCGTGGCCGCACGCCGCCTGCTCGACCTGTTTCACTGA
- a CDS encoding acyl-CoA carboxylase subunit beta, translated as MHDIQQMLEDKRAKARLGGGEKRIAAQHKKGKLTARERLELLFDEGTFEEWDMFVEHRCVDFGMADSKIPGDGVVTGYGMINGRLAFAFSQDFTVFGGALSESHAEKICKIMDQAMKVGAPVIGLNDSGGARIQEGVASLGGYADVFQKNVMASGVIPQISMIMGPCAGGAVYSPSMTDFIFMVKDSSYMFVTGPEVVKTVTHEEVTAEELGGASTHTTKSGVADLAFENDVEALLMLRRFFNYLPLNNRDKPPVRPSGDPVGRLDHSLDTLVPDNPNKPYDIKELILKVVDDGDFFELQPDYAANIVIGMARMEGQTVGIVANNPLVLAGCLDIKSSIKAARFVRFCDAFNIPVITFVDVPGFMPGTAQEYGGIIKHGAKLLYAYAECTVPKVTVITRKAYGGAYDVMASKHLRGDVNFAWPNAEIAVMGAKGAVEIIFREDKGDPEKLAAREAEYKARFANPFVAGARGFIDDVIQPHETRKRICRSLMMLKDKKLENPWRKHGNIPL; from the coding sequence ATGCATGACATCCAGCAGATGCTCGAAGACAAGCGCGCCAAGGCGCGCCTGGGCGGCGGCGAGAAGCGCATCGCCGCTCAGCACAAGAAGGGCAAGCTGACCGCCCGCGAGCGGCTGGAGTTGCTGTTCGACGAAGGCACGTTCGAGGAATGGGACATGTTCGTCGAACACCGCTGCGTGGACTTCGGCATGGCCGACAGCAAGATCCCGGGCGACGGCGTGGTGACCGGCTACGGCATGATCAACGGCCGCCTGGCCTTCGCCTTCAGCCAGGACTTCACCGTCTTCGGCGGTGCGCTGAGCGAATCCCACGCCGAGAAGATCTGCAAGATCATGGACCAGGCCATGAAGGTCGGGGCTCCGGTGATCGGCTTGAACGACTCGGGCGGCGCCCGCATCCAGGAAGGCGTGGCCTCGCTGGGGGGCTATGCCGACGTGTTCCAGAAGAACGTGATGGCCTCGGGCGTGATTCCGCAGATCAGCATGATCATGGGCCCCTGCGCCGGTGGCGCGGTGTACTCGCCCTCGATGACCGACTTCATCTTCATGGTGAAGGACAGCTCCTACATGTTCGTCACCGGCCCCGAGGTGGTGAAGACCGTGACCCACGAGGAGGTGACGGCCGAGGAACTGGGCGGCGCCAGCACCCACACGACCAAGAGCGGTGTGGCCGACCTGGCCTTCGAGAACGATGTGGAAGCGCTGCTGATGCTGCGCCGCTTCTTCAACTACCTGCCGCTGAACAACCGTGACAAACCGCCGGTGCGCCCCAGCGGTGACCCGGTGGGACGCCTGGACCATTCGCTCGATACCCTGGTGCCGGACAACCCCAACAAGCCCTACGACATCAAGGAACTGATCCTGAAGGTCGTGGACGATGGCGACTTCTTCGAGCTGCAGCCCGACTACGCGGCCAACATCGTGATCGGCATGGCCCGCATGGAAGGCCAGACCGTGGGCATCGTGGCCAACAACCCGCTGGTGCTGGCCGGCTGCCTGGACATCAAGAGCTCGATCAAGGCCGCGCGCTTCGTGCGCTTCTGCGATGCCTTCAACATCCCGGTCATCACCTTCGTCGACGTGCCCGGCTTCATGCCCGGCACCGCGCAGGAGTACGGCGGCATCATCAAGCACGGCGCCAAGCTGCTCTACGCCTACGCCGAGTGCACGGTGCCCAAGGTCACCGTCATCACCCGCAAGGCCTACGGCGGCGCGTACGACGTGATGGCCTCTAAGCACCTGCGCGGCGATGTGAACTTCGCCTGGCCCAACGCGGAGATCGCGGTGATGGGGGCCAAGGGCGCGGTGGAGATCATCTTCCGCGAAGACAAGGGCGACCCGGAGAAGCTGGCGGCCCGCGAGGCCGAATACAAGGCCCGCTTCGCCAACCCCTTCGTGGCCGGCGCACGTGGCTTCATCGACGACGTCATCCAACCGCACGAGACCCGCAAGCGCATCTGCCGCTCGCTGATGATGCTCAAGGACAAGAAGCTGGAGAACCCGTGGCGCAAGCACGGGAACATCCCCCTCTGA
- a CDS encoding acetyl-CoA carboxylase biotin carboxylase subunit codes for MFKKILIANRGEIACRVIKTARKMGIQTVAVYSEADKDARHVELADEAVLLGPAPSRESYLVADKIIAACKATGAEALHPGYGFLSENEDFARRCEEEGIVFIGPKHYSIAAMGDKIASKKLAGEAQVSTIPGHNQPILSPEEAVGIAQKIGYPVMIKASAGGGGKGLRVAYNDKECFEGFSSCRNEARNSFGDDRVFMEKYVQEPRHIEIQILGDSHGNVVYLHERECSIQRRHQKVIEEAPSPFISDATRKAMGEQAVALAKAVKYQSAGTVEFVVGKDQDFYFLEMNTRLQVEHPVTECITGLDLVEQMIRVAAGEKLGFKQEDIKKEGWAIECRINAEDPFRNFLPSTGRLVKYQPPAANLEQGTETLQGPAYASGHFGGVRVDTGVYEGGEIPMFYDSMIAKLIVHGSDRNDAIAKMRAALNAFVIRGINSNIPFQAALLAHPKFVTGQFNTGFIAEHYSQGFKAEDVPHDDPMFLVALAAFIRRKARTRAAAMSGQLPGHEVSYMDHPVVVVLGAEGQNTYHETRLGAYDPDTGSLEVTVGHKTYHIQSQTGLGEILVTGTVNGQPFSAQVERGLAKKPLALRIAHNGTAIDAMVLLPRAAELHKLMPYKAPPDLSKFLLSPMPGLLVDVAVKVGQKVLAGEKLAVIEAMKMENILVATQDCVVKEVRAQKGESLSVDQAIIAFE; via the coding sequence ATGTTCAAGAAGATTCTGATTGCGAACCGCGGCGAGATTGCCTGCCGCGTGATCAAGACCGCCCGCAAGATGGGCATCCAGACGGTGGCCGTGTACTCGGAGGCCGACAAGGACGCCCGCCACGTCGAACTGGCCGACGAGGCCGTGCTGCTGGGCCCGGCGCCCTCGCGCGAGTCCTATCTGGTGGCCGACAAGATCATCGCCGCCTGCAAGGCGACCGGGGCCGAGGCATTGCACCCGGGCTACGGCTTCCTGTCGGAGAACGAGGACTTCGCCCGTCGGTGCGAAGAAGAGGGCATCGTCTTCATCGGTCCGAAGCATTACAGCATCGCGGCCATGGGCGACAAGATCGCCTCGAAGAAGCTGGCGGGCGAAGCCCAGGTCAGCACCATCCCGGGCCACAACCAGCCCATCCTCTCGCCCGAGGAGGCCGTGGGCATCGCCCAGAAGATCGGCTATCCGGTGATGATCAAGGCCTCGGCCGGTGGTGGCGGCAAGGGCCTGCGCGTGGCCTATAACGACAAGGAGTGCTTCGAGGGCTTCTCGTCCTGCCGCAACGAGGCGCGCAACAGCTTCGGTGACGACCGCGTCTTCATGGAGAAGTACGTCCAGGAGCCGCGCCACATCGAGATCCAGATCCTGGGCGACAGCCATGGCAACGTGGTCTACCTGCACGAGCGCGAATGCTCGATCCAGCGCCGCCACCAGAAGGTGATCGAGGAGGCACCGTCCCCCTTCATCAGCGACGCCACCCGCAAGGCCATGGGCGAGCAGGCCGTGGCCCTGGCCAAGGCGGTGAAGTACCAGTCCGCCGGCACGGTGGAGTTCGTGGTCGGCAAGGACCAGGACTTCTACTTCCTGGAGATGAACACCCGCCTGCAGGTGGAGCACCCGGTGACCGAGTGCATCACCGGCCTGGACCTGGTCGAGCAGATGATCCGCGTGGCGGCCGGCGAGAAGCTGGGCTTCAAGCAGGAGGACATCAAGAAGGAAGGCTGGGCCATCGAGTGCCGCATCAATGCGGAAGACCCGTTCCGCAACTTCCTGCCCTCCACCGGCCGTCTGGTGAAGTACCAGCCGCCCGCGGCCAACCTGGAGCAGGGCACAGAGACCCTGCAGGGCCCGGCCTACGCCAGCGGCCACTTCGGGGGCGTGCGCGTGGACACCGGCGTCTACGAGGGTGGCGAGATCCCGATGTTCTACGACTCGATGATCGCCAAGCTCATCGTGCACGGCAGCGACCGCAACGACGCCATCGCCAAGATGCGCGCCGCGCTCAATGCCTTCGTGATCCGCGGTATCAACAGCAACATCCCCTTCCAGGCGGCCCTGCTGGCCCACCCGAAGTTCGTCACCGGCCAGTTCAACACCGGCTTCATCGCCGAGCACTACAGCCAGGGCTTCAAGGCCGAGGATGTGCCGCACGATGATCCGATGTTCTTGGTGGCGCTGGCAGCCTTCATCCGCCGCAAGGCGCGCACCCGCGCCGCGGCGATGAGCGGCCAGCTGCCGGGTCACGAGGTGAGCTACATGGACCACCCGGTGGTGGTGGTGCTGGGCGCCGAAGGCCAGAACACCTACCACGAGACCCGGCTGGGAGCCTATGACCCCGACACCGGTTCGCTGGAAGTGACGGTGGGCCACAAGACCTATCACATCCAGAGCCAGACTGGCCTGGGCGAGATCCTGGTCACCGGCACGGTCAATGGCCAACCGTTCTCGGCCCAGGTCGAGCGCGGCTTGGCCAAGAAGCCGCTGGCCCTGCGCATCGCCCACAACGGCACCGCGATCGACGCCATGGTGCTGCTGCCGCGTGCGGCCGAACTGCACAAGCTGATGCCCTACAAGGCGCCGCCCGACCTGTCCAAGTTCCTGCTCTCGCCGATGCCGGGCCTGCTGGTCGATGTGGCCGTCAAGGTGGGCCAGAAGGTGCTGGCTGGCGAGAAGCTGGCAGTCATCGAGGCCATGAAGATGGAGAACATCCTGGTGGCCACGCAGGACTGCGTGGTCAAGGAAGTTCGCGCGCAGAAGGGCGAAAGCCTGAGCGTGGACCAGGCCATCATCGCCTTCGAGTGA
- a CDS encoding VOC family protein — MSSAKPFKILGIQQIAIGGPDKGRLKSLWVDMFGLSVKSTFVSERENVDEDICALGTGPTAVEVDLMQPLDPEKKPAVHATPLNHVGLWVDDLPKAVEWMTANGVRFAPGGIRKGAAGHDICFIHPKGNEEFPVGGEGVLIELVQAPPEVVAALG; from the coding sequence ATGAGCAGCGCCAAGCCCTTCAAGATCCTGGGCATCCAGCAGATCGCCATCGGCGGGCCGGACAAGGGCCGGCTCAAGTCCCTGTGGGTCGACATGTTCGGCCTGTCGGTCAAGAGCACCTTCGTCTCCGAGCGCGAGAACGTGGACGAGGACATCTGCGCGCTGGGCACCGGCCCGACCGCGGTCGAGGTGGACCTGATGCAGCCGCTGGACCCCGAGAAGAAGCCGGCCGTGCACGCCACACCGCTCAACCACGTCGGCCTGTGGGTGGATGACCTGCCCAAGGCGGTCGAGTGGATGACGGCCAACGGCGTGCGCTTCGCGCCAGGCGGCATCCGCAAGGGAGCGGCCGGCCACGACATCTGCTTCATCCACCCCAAGGGCAACGAGGAGTTCCCGGTGGGCGGTGAAGGCGTGCTGATCGAACTGGTGCAAGCACCGCCCGAAGTGGTGGCCGCGCTGGGTTGA
- a CDS encoding DUF1631 family protein, whose protein sequence is MEGLPAWAAEVERGTKDSLLNSLSNPWEHAGGRGEASQALTWLKARHGVVAQALVRALAQRVKEELAPARAPDLQMREFLLDSSPMLSLMDESSMQEGIETGRLAQQVTHLTENTLRELRTLCAMLPGRPMHEPELAYPLNPTIVAESFSQALVDLGAEPELRLPILRAAASVLASQTLHLFERHLQWLRDQGLRPASASIRPATAIGGTAYVGIERLFSAPPGEFLGAIGSSGSAVGSVATQAGLSPPLVRKLEQLTRVLARQSHAGAAMDSVWRRLLAQVERLSPKELSALQQSTHPFWRLLDRLAALSAVQSPNDPDMRELAARLGPMLAELERPQELSLEAFDSALSELDSVPGDFGTTRPAELETAFDMESKRREMEPTVRAQLADQLRKTPVPDDVRQFLQGPWVQVMTHTLVRQGPGSPAALRYMNLVPDLLTAVGRLRRGAVPTLIERQALLDAARDGMMAAGFGMHQIDGHVADLTRLLSGIEKISLMEPNPTVVVVPSAPTVGDVSGLPDLHGDEWAGHAELATVPMAMDEDDDDSLVEREAWLDGLKVGDLCRLMLQGRWVTALLNWRSDNGQFFMFKSRRGSGAHTITRRMLDRLRAEGLATKVEPGQMLARALETMLPPEA, encoded by the coding sequence GTGGAGGGGCTGCCCGCCTGGGCCGCCGAGGTGGAGCGCGGGACCAAGGACAGCCTGCTCAACAGCCTGTCCAACCCCTGGGAACATGCCGGCGGGCGTGGAGAGGCCAGTCAGGCGCTCACCTGGCTCAAGGCCCGCCACGGCGTGGTGGCTCAGGCGCTGGTCCGCGCCCTGGCCCAGCGCGTCAAGGAGGAACTGGCGCCCGCCAGGGCCCCGGATCTCCAGATGCGCGAGTTCCTGCTGGATTCCTCGCCCATGCTCTCGCTGATGGACGAGTCGTCCATGCAGGAAGGCATCGAGACCGGGCGTCTGGCTCAGCAGGTCACCCATCTGACCGAAAACACCTTGCGTGAACTGCGCACCTTGTGTGCCATGCTGCCGGGGCGGCCCATGCATGAGCCCGAGCTGGCCTACCCGCTGAATCCGACCATCGTGGCCGAGTCCTTCAGCCAGGCGCTGGTGGACCTGGGGGCAGAGCCCGAGTTGCGCCTGCCCATTCTGCGCGCGGCGGCCAGCGTCCTGGCGAGTCAGACCCTGCACCTGTTCGAGCGTCACTTGCAGTGGTTGCGCGACCAAGGGTTGCGGCCTGCGTCTGCTTCGATCCGCCCCGCCACCGCCATCGGCGGCACGGCCTATGTGGGCATCGAGCGCCTCTTCTCGGCGCCACCAGGGGAATTCCTGGGCGCGATCGGTTCTTCGGGCAGCGCGGTGGGGTCCGTGGCCACCCAGGCCGGGCTGTCGCCCCCGCTGGTGCGCAAGCTGGAGCAACTGACCCGGGTGCTGGCCCGCCAGAGCCACGCGGGCGCGGCCATGGATTCGGTCTGGCGTCGCCTGCTGGCGCAGGTCGAGCGCCTCAGCCCGAAGGAGCTGTCGGCACTGCAGCAATCAACGCATCCCTTCTGGCGCCTGCTGGACCGTCTGGCTGCGCTCAGCGCGGTCCAGTCGCCCAACGATCCGGACATGCGCGAGCTGGCGGCGCGTTTGGGGCCGATGCTGGCTGAACTGGAACGACCGCAGGAACTGTCCCTGGAGGCTTTCGACAGCGCGCTGAGTGAGTTGGACAGCGTGCCCGGCGATTTCGGCACCACCCGTCCTGCCGAGCTCGAAACGGCTTTCGACATGGAGTCCAAGCGGCGTGAGATGGAGCCCACGGTCCGGGCGCAGCTGGCCGACCAACTGCGCAAGACACCGGTGCCCGACGATGTGCGGCAGTTCCTGCAGGGGCCCTGGGTGCAGGTGATGACCCACACCCTGGTGCGCCAGGGACCTGGCTCGCCCGCGGCCCTGCGCTACATGAACCTCGTGCCCGATCTGCTCACCGCGGTGGGGCGCCTGCGCCGGGGGGCCGTGCCGACCCTGATCGAGCGTCAGGCCCTGCTGGATGCTGCCCGTGACGGCATGATGGCCGCCGGGTTCGGCATGCACCAGATCGATGGGCACGTCGCCGATCTGACCCGTCTGCTCTCGGGCATCGAGAAGATTTCGCTCATGGAGCCCAATCCGACCGTGGTGGTGGTGCCCAGTGCCCCGACCGTGGGCGACGTGTCCGGCCTGCCAGATCTGCACGGGGACGAGTGGGCCGGCCATGCCGAGCTGGCCACCGTGCCGATGGCCATGGACGAGGACGATGACGACAGCCTGGTGGAGCGCGAGGCCTGGCTGGACGGGCTGAAGGTGGGCGACCTCTGTCGGCTGATGCTGCAGGGACGCTGGGTCACCGCGTTGCTGAACTGGCGCAGTGACAACGGCCAGTTCTTCATGTTCAAGAGCCGCCGCGGCAGCGGAGCGCACACCATCACCCGCCGCATGCTGGACCGTCTGCGGGCCGAGGGCCTGGCCACCAAGGTCGAGCCTGGCCAGATGCTGGCGCGCGCGCTGGAGACCATGCTTCCTCCAGAAGCCTGA